In one Brevibacterium sp. CBA3109 genomic region, the following are encoded:
- a CDS encoding DUF5808 domain-containing protein, translating to MSPVSKERRRQLRDDDANWKLGIFYFCPQDPSFLIPKRFGIGWSLNYGSPWSLLFLIIVIVLLVWGIFF from the coding sequence ATGAGTCCAGTGAGCAAAGAGCGCCGAAGACAGCTTCGCGACGATGATGCGAACTGGAAGCTCGGAATCTTCTACTTCTGCCCCCAGGACCCATCGTTCCTGATACCGAAGCGCTTCGGCATCGGCTGGTCGCTCAACTACGGCAGCCCCTGGTCGCTGCTGTTCCTCATCATCGTCATCGTTCTCCTGGTGTGGGGCATCTTCTTCTGA
- a CDS encoding NAD-dependent succinate-semialdehyde dehydrogenase translates to MSKFAVTNANTGEVEEEFASVAKEDIPGYIDRAHEAHLAWKETPLHERGAILRKFADLVDANADEMTDIIGREMGKVKKQGLGEVDKVARTARWMADNAETHLAPTHLAAAGAASSYVRHQPLGVLLGIMPWNFPYNQIARFVLPNLMVGNAIIMKQASICPKSSQYFEDLLTEAGLPKGVYQNIYLDSSHAEEVLKDFRVKGFSLTGSEGAGASVASIAAKYYKRAVLELGGNDPAVVLDSKDVPALAKKLVGLRLANAGQVCTSPKRMIVVDDLYDEFLAEAVKAAEATKVSTYDDPDVGMGPVSSEGARDEIVAMIEKAVADGATLHTGGKKLDRPGWFMSPAVISDIDPKSDLGCNELFGPAVMVYRAKDEEDALRLANDTEYGLMSSVWTDDLEKGQQFGAKINAGMTLINSHMESGPEYPFGGINRSGYGRENAQWAFQAFTNEHLIRVHA, encoded by the coding sequence ATGAGCAAGTTCGCAGTCACAAATGCCAATACCGGTGAGGTCGAGGAGGAGTTCGCCTCCGTCGCCAAGGAAGACATCCCCGGCTACATCGACCGTGCCCACGAAGCTCATCTTGCGTGGAAGGAGACACCGTTGCACGAGCGCGGCGCGATCCTGCGCAAGTTCGCTGACCTCGTCGATGCCAATGCCGATGAGATGACCGACATCATCGGCCGTGAGATGGGCAAGGTCAAGAAGCAGGGCCTCGGCGAGGTGGACAAGGTCGCTCGTACAGCACGGTGGATGGCCGATAACGCCGAGACTCACTTGGCTCCCACACATCTGGCTGCCGCAGGCGCAGCCAGCAGCTACGTCCGCCACCAGCCGCTGGGTGTTCTGCTGGGCATTATGCCGTGGAACTTCCCCTATAACCAGATCGCGCGTTTCGTGCTGCCCAACCTCATGGTCGGCAATGCGATCATCATGAAGCAGGCCTCGATCTGCCCGAAGTCCTCACAGTACTTCGAGGATCTCCTCACCGAGGCGGGTCTGCCCAAGGGCGTCTACCAGAACATCTACCTCGACAGCTCTCATGCCGAGGAGGTCCTCAAGGACTTCCGCGTCAAGGGCTTCTCACTCACCGGCTCCGAGGGTGCGGGTGCCTCCGTGGCCTCCATCGCCGCCAAGTACTACAAGCGCGCCGTCCTCGAACTCGGCGGCAACGATCCCGCCGTCGTCCTCGATTCGAAAGATGTGCCGGCACTGGCCAAGAAGCTTGTCGGCCTGCGTCTTGCCAACGCCGGTCAGGTCTGCACCTCACCCAAGCGCATGATCGTCGTCGATGATCTCTACGACGAGTTCCTCGCCGAGGCCGTCAAGGCCGCCGAGGCAACGAAGGTCTCGACCTACGATGATCCGGACGTCGGCATGGGACCGGTCTCCTCCGAGGGTGCTCGCGATGAGATCGTGGCCATGATCGAGAAGGCTGTGGCCGATGGCGCCACACTGCACACCGGCGGGAAGAAGCTCGACCGTCCGGGCTGGTTCATGTCCCCGGCTGTGATCTCCGACATCGACCCGAAGTCCGATCTCGGCTGCAATGAGCTCTTCGGGCCAGCGGTCATGGTCTACCGGGCCAAGGACGAAGAGGATGCGCTGCGTCTGGCCAATGACACCGAATACGGCCTCATGAGCTCGGTGTGGACCGATGATCTCGAAAAGGGGCAGCAGTTCGGCGCCAAGATCAACGCCGGCATGACGCTGATCAACTCCCACATGGAGTCCGGTCCCGAATACCCGTTCGGCGGCATCAACCGCTCGGGTTACGGTCGCGAGAACGCCCAGTGGGCATTCCAGGCGTTCACGAACGAGCACCTCATTCGCGTCCATGCTTGA
- a CDS encoding Cmx/CmrA family chloramphenicol efflux MFS transporter, protein MTTSTPTRVRVPAQVYLLAAVIFCLGTSEFMIAGILEPISADLRVGIPQAGLLITGFAVGMIGGAPAMALLTLTLPRRATMIISIIAFTTLHILAALSPSYSILMVTRVLAAVACGGFWAVAAVHTTRIAPAKVQRRALASLVGGLTVANLVGVPVGTWVGTQYGWRATFWAVAVVTALAAVLIGFTVRNPTDEETGSNQHLPTLLKAELAAFKGPRIWLALATTALFQASVFAAFSYFSPLLTQVAGLSHDLVPGVLAAFGIGAFIGVVVGGRFADKNIFGNIIGSLAALALSLFALWLVADTGWAAIVMIVLIGASGFSIAGALNARVFQIATQAPTLAASVNTSAFNVGNAIGPALGAGVIALGWGFKAPVVVAILLALASLVLVAVAIRVERVWSARIGVARFEQSSDAIA, encoded by the coding sequence GTGACGACTTCGACTCCAACGAGAGTCCGTGTCCCAGCCCAGGTCTACCTCCTGGCAGCGGTGATCTTCTGCCTCGGCACCAGCGAGTTCATGATCGCTGGGATCCTCGAACCCATCAGTGCCGATCTGCGGGTCGGCATCCCGCAGGCAGGCCTGCTCATCACCGGATTCGCTGTGGGAATGATCGGCGGAGCACCGGCAATGGCGCTGCTGACGCTCACGCTGCCGCGTCGGGCGACGATGATCATCTCGATCATTGCGTTCACCACTCTGCACATCCTGGCCGCGCTGTCGCCGAGCTATTCGATCCTCATGGTCACCCGTGTCCTGGCGGCCGTCGCCTGCGGCGGGTTCTGGGCCGTGGCCGCTGTTCATACGACGCGCATCGCCCCCGCAAAGGTGCAGCGTCGTGCCCTGGCCAGCCTCGTCGGCGGTCTGACCGTTGCGAACCTCGTGGGCGTTCCCGTGGGCACCTGGGTGGGCACGCAGTACGGATGGCGGGCGACATTCTGGGCCGTCGCAGTCGTCACTGCTCTCGCCGCCGTCCTCATCGGGTTCACAGTTCGCAACCCGACCGACGAGGAAACCGGGTCGAACCAGCATCTGCCCACTCTTCTCAAGGCCGAGCTCGCCGCATTCAAGGGACCGCGAATCTGGTTGGCTCTGGCAACGACCGCGCTGTTCCAGGCGTCGGTCTTCGCCGCCTTCTCCTACTTTTCGCCCCTGCTCACTCAGGTGGCGGGGCTCTCCCACGACCTCGTCCCCGGAGTTTTGGCAGCCTTCGGCATCGGCGCCTTCATCGGAGTCGTCGTGGGCGGACGCTTCGCCGATAAGAACATCTTCGGCAATATCATCGGCAGCCTCGCGGCCTTGGCGCTCAGTCTCTTCGCCCTGTGGCTGGTGGCCGACACCGGCTGGGCGGCGATCGTCATGATCGTCCTCATCGGCGCCAGCGGCTTCTCGATCGCGGGGGCGCTCAACGCCCGCGTATTCCAGATCGCCACTCAGGCACCGACACTGGCCGCCAGCGTGAACACCTCGGCGTTCAACGTCGGCAATGCCATCGGGCCAGCACTCGGCGCCGGCGTCATCGCACTCGGCTGGGGGTTCAAGGCCCCCGTCGTCGTCGCGATCCTCCTCGCCCTGGCCTCCCTGGTCCTCGTCGCGGTTGCGATCCGGGTCGAACGAGTCTGGAGTGCTCGTATCGGTGTCGCGAGGTTCGAACAGTCCTCAGACGCCATCGCCTGA
- a CDS encoding TetR/AcrR family transcriptional regulator — protein MGRRKTFDEQAVINTAIAVFSEHGYTGTDVGLVCERANIGRSSFYNTFDSLDSLFLRALRDYTARGIPAREELRTGTAPAPTLIMHRLGGELAKQCEDDSRVGCLSANTAAELGREVDAVCTILDPDHQAWLESYRFVLERGQVEGHIRSELDAKVHAELIHSVLAGLRIAARVMPASNVQSQATAFIEGLCTPEGLRALHDHTAPHTYRRNSPGHLIATESSAQ, from the coding sequence ATGGGCAGGAGGAAGACCTTCGACGAGCAGGCGGTGATCAACACTGCCATTGCCGTCTTCAGCGAGCATGGCTACACGGGCACCGACGTCGGCCTGGTCTGCGAGCGTGCGAACATCGGCCGCTCAAGCTTCTACAACACCTTTGACAGCCTCGATTCGCTCTTCCTTCGGGCCCTGCGTGACTACACCGCGAGAGGAATCCCGGCCCGGGAGGAGCTGCGCACAGGAACAGCACCGGCCCCGACGCTCATCATGCACCGCCTCGGCGGGGAACTGGCCAAACAGTGCGAGGACGACTCACGGGTCGGGTGCCTGTCGGCAAACACTGCGGCCGAACTCGGCCGTGAGGTCGATGCGGTGTGCACGATCCTCGATCCCGATCACCAGGCCTGGTTGGAGTCGTATCGGTTCGTCCTGGAACGCGGGCAGGTCGAGGGCCACATCCGCTCCGAGCTGGATGCGAAGGTGCATGCGGAGCTCATCCACAGTGTGCTCGCCGGGCTGAGGATCGCCGCTCGGGTCATGCCCGCAAGCAATGTCCAGTCTCAGGCGACCGCGTTCATCGAAGGACTGTGCACACCCGAGGGACTCAGGGCACTTCACGACCACACGGCACCCCACACATACCGCCGCAATTCTCCCGGACACCTCATCGCAACCGAAAGCAGCGCACAGTGA
- a CDS encoding dihydrofolate reductase family protein — translation MSHQRKLCYFVAVSIDGFIAGPDGGDPSSWWPITDDYIDFIRTEYPETLPGPAREALGVTGRGHHFDTVVEGRGSFAIGLAAGLPDAYPHLRHLVVSASLDSVPGSAVEIVRDDPVQRIRELKGEPGKDIWLVGGGTLASSLRAEIDELIIKLGPITLGAGVPLWGVESDFDKEIWTTTEVRAFPGGMTLLRYARSGDGV, via the coding sequence ATGTCCCACCAACGCAAACTGTGCTATTTCGTCGCAGTCTCCATCGATGGTTTCATCGCCGGCCCGGATGGAGGCGATCCGAGCAGTTGGTGGCCGATCACCGATGACTACATCGACTTCATTCGCACGGAGTATCCGGAGACCTTGCCGGGCCCCGCCAGGGAGGCGCTGGGCGTGACGGGACGCGGACACCATTTCGATACGGTCGTCGAGGGCCGAGGATCCTTTGCGATCGGTCTTGCCGCCGGACTACCGGATGCCTACCCGCATCTGCGTCATCTCGTGGTCTCTGCCTCGCTCGATTCGGTCCCCGGCTCCGCTGTCGAAATCGTCAGAGACGATCCCGTGCAGCGGATTCGGGAGCTCAAAGGTGAGCCGGGGAAGGATATCTGGCTCGTCGGCGGAGGGACGCTGGCTTCGAGCCTGCGTGCTGAGATCGACGAACTCATCATCAAACTCGGTCCCATCACCCTCGGAGCGGGTGTGCCGCTCTGGGGCGTTGAGTCCGACTTCGACAAAGAGATCTGGACGACTACCGAGGTGCGAGCCTTTCCCGGTGGAATGACCCTGCTGCGCTACGCCCGCTCAGGCGATGGCGTCTGA
- a CDS encoding DUF488 domain-containing protein gives MSEKHQVQVRRIYDDPVNSDGTRVLVDRIWPRGVSKDKAELDDWLKDLAPSTDLRKWYSHDPDKFQEFSRRYREELKDDDHAEALAQLKDYAKKGKLTLLTASKRDDISDATVLKKVLDKK, from the coding sequence ATGTCAGAGAAGCATCAGGTCCAGGTTCGTCGGATCTACGATGATCCGGTCAACAGCGACGGCACTCGCGTCCTCGTCGACCGCATCTGGCCGCGCGGGGTCAGCAAGGATAAGGCTGAACTCGATGATTGGCTGAAGGATCTCGCTCCTTCGACCGATCTGCGCAAGTGGTATTCACACGATCCCGATAAGTTTCAGGAGTTCTCCCGGCGCTACCGGGAGGAGCTCAAGGACGATGACCACGCCGAGGCTCTCGCACAGCTGAAGGACTACGCAAAGAAGGGCAAACTCACCCTTTTGACCGCGTCAAAGCGCGACGACATCAGCGACGCGACAGTACTCAAGAAGGTTCTGGACAAGAAGTAG